The DNA sequence aatactggggatcTCCATTCCCGTTACCCGAATTTCCCCTCATTAGGGTCGAAGACCCTATGGGTACCTTACCCGATGgagatttttgtcatccctacaCAAGTTTGATCCCCGCTATCAACAATCTCTCATTTGGTGGGCAATCTAGAAAATGTCCTGCATAATTCCATACCAATGGGCTGAGCTGGGACACTAGCCAGTTTCATAAGTCCTGTTGGGTTGAGGTCGTAGGTTTGCCCTGTCCCTGGTAGTGTAGGGTAGCCTCCCTCTTACCTAAACTTTTATccaaccaaaatatatatatatatatatatatatatatatattaaacttTTCTATTCCACCATTTTAGATATTTAATtgaaaaaatgtaaaaaaataatagtATATAACTTCACTACTTAATTCATTTAATACGTTAAATTCCTAATATTTAaaagattaatttttttaatcggTTTTGTATATGAATTTCATACGACGAgactcaatttttttatttttataaatgggttacaatggttgattttgggTTAGCATGTTGACGTGTAgatgacctatttattaaatgagtcttgattggttgacatgcaaatgAGCCGCTTTTTAATTATACAGTTCAACTCACTTTATTTCGTGCAAGTTTCAAGTCATGTTATTGAGAGCAAGTCCACTCGTTGAGGTTGACAGATCAATACTATTCACTattttttgcattttatttCCACCATCTAGGTCAAAATGTCAGATACTGTTCATAAAAGGTCACTTTACGGATCAATTTCTTGATCTGCCAACTGACATTCGGTGACTTTTTGTAAACAGTATCTGACATTTTGACTTAGATGGTGGAAatgaaattcttttttttttttaaaatcaattgaaattcttaTAAAGAGATAAATTTAAGTCTATTCATCCCCATCGTACATCCAAATTTCTTTTCCTCAATCGAATGCACTATTCATCGAGGCCAACACACCTGCCTCGCTCACCATCCACACTTGCTTCCTTGAAGTTGATATTGAAGAACATTAAATGCGGATATGGCAAGGAAGCGTCGTGTTGGTTTCCTTTCTCTTCCACCTTGGCTGGCACTTTGACATAATGGTAGAAGCCAAACTCAAAGTCAAGGACCCCAAAACAGATTCACATTTATTTATATCGGAGACTAGCTTCCAATGTCATCTTCATTTAGGAATGTGGACCAACACAAGCCATATCATTTCTCGCCAACAAAGTTTATAGAATAGCAGCTACGGTAGTGATAATGATGGTTAATTCGTAATAACTAATGAGATTAGCATCATTTAATTGTTTACGTGATTACCAAGTATAAGTAATTACCTCTTATTGGTGTGAACTTTGTAATGAATCTTACATCAATCAACGATTCATAATCCTTCGTTATatatgaagaaaagaaagatgttACATATGATttgatcattttatatcaatCATTTTACATCAAGTAAGTTATTGCTCCAATAGAGTGTTACATGCATGTTTTTGCGATGATCAAACAAGCAATGCCGGTAGAAATTTGCTTTCAGTTAGGTACTAGTTATATAAATCCAATCATGAGAAAAGCAATAAGAAAATAATTGGAATAGAACTACAAGAAATTAAACAGGTCCAACTCCATGGGACCACAAAATGCAAAAATGAAACTTCTTCCTTCATTTCGACAAGGTGACCGAATCCCATCTCTCTAGTAGTCTAGTGTTCAGTAAAAAGGAGGACGTGGTTATCCATTTAGACAATCACTATATCCAATTAAGCACCAACGTTGTGTAGGGTCATATGTGAAGGAGAGCGCTAGATGATTCAACTTATTGGATTGGAATTTACTCATTACATTAATTAACGTGCAAGCATTGCATCCCTCAACCTATAAGTTCAATTGCATTTAACTCACCTTGTCAAATTAAGATTTGAATTCTTCTCTCTAGGGTCTTTGAATTCTCACTTTGATCCAAAGCATTTATAAGAGGTTGAAAGAGGGGTGCAAATACCTAACTCAAGTTTAATTAGAACACATCAAAGTTCAATCTCTTCTGCTGTAAATAAAAGAGCAAGAGTATTCGGTGCACTtacacaaacaaacaataatGAACGGCCAGATAACATCAAGTATATTTTTTGGTTATTAAAACACAATTGCTTACAAATATCAACGACTGAAATCTACTGAATCTGTTAATTCACTTACACCGCCGGTGCATTAAAATAGTTCTTCTTATGAAAGCACTTGATTTTCGCATTATTCACATTGATCTGATTATTAACACATGTATGTTATATTTGATTGTGGAAGATATGGTCCATAAGAAAAAGTTTAGAATAATAAAGGTCACCCTTGGCAAGTGGTGAAGAATGACCCCCAAAGCAGAGAATTTAGAATAAGAAATGATATCCCAGTATGAAGGAAGTTTAACTTTGTCTAGCCCTGGAAAGACAAAGTTGAAACATGCAACTTGAACTATGCACTTCTGCTTCCCCCCATTGTATCTCCCACTCCATCAACAATatcctttcctttttcttctattATTGCTGCTCAAACAATCTTAACATTTGAGAAACAATAGACAGATTCCCATACAACGTTTttcatctatttatatataCTAGTGGGTAAATCAAATCATACCATTCTCTTAAGCAACACGATGTCAAATCCCATATTCAACTCACAATCTACAAAAAACCAAACATGCATACCAAACACTAAACAGTGCATACTGGTCACACAGTCACAAGCACATGCATAGACAGATCAAAGAAGGTTAGCAAGATCCTAGCAGAAGATATcatatttgaaaggaaattgtGGGCTAATTGGCACACTCTACAATCTAACAAGCATATGATTTAAATTTGTGATGTAAATGCATATATAATATAATGGAGAAGGATAGATGATGAAGAGTCATATCCCTCAATAAAAGGGGGACCTCAAAAggtgaaagagaacaagaaaaggtCATTCATATTTAAGTTATATCAGATACAACCAAAAACCACACAAAagagaacaaaacaaaccattACATATGGAACACTACTGGTATGGCTCTGTGGACTTTGGTGTTTCTCAACCTCTCTATAACCTCAGAAAATGCTAAAATTAAAGCTTAAAGCTGCTTAGCATTAAGCCTAAAGAGTCATTCATGCTCCATTTCTCTTCACAATCGATCATAGTTTCCAAGTGTGAAACATAATATATCGTAGACTAATATATATGGAAAGCATTCATCTAATTATCTACTGAAAACTTGAACCTGGTGTGTAAATGGCAAGGTCAGGCCACCCATTGCTCCCATTCCAACAGCTCGAATCCCCACTTTGCAAACCCATATAGCTCCCTGGATTCCCACTGCTCTGGACCTCCAAACCCGGATCCGAATTCAACCCATGTCCTGATGAATCCATCACATTCTCCCCAAACTCACCCATTTGCATCAGTTTCAACCCCGACCCATTTGGATTCAGACCCTCCATAAGAGACCCAAACTGATCATTAGATGTTAACAGTGAGCTGAAGCTCCCAGAAATATCCAGCATCGGATTATCTGGATCCATTTTCGGGCCGTAGAGCCGAGTCCGGTCCGGCTGCGGATCCTGGTTCtgagctgctgctgctgctgcaactGCAGCTGCTGAGCTTGACAGGGTTGATGATGAGGAATTAGTAGCCGATGAAGAACGTTTCGAACCCGAAGACGATCTCTTGGTGTTCTTTCTGCTTCCACCGCCTATTGGAATGTTTCTGAGGGAACCACCTTTGGTCCAGTACCTCTTGCAGTTCTTGCAGAAGTGGCGAGGCTGCGACAGATTGTAGTTGTTGTAGTAGCAGAACTTGGTGTTTGAGGAATCACAGCGTGGACATTTCAGCTGCTCTTGCTCTGGGAATTGGGCTTTCATGGATTGGAACGTTGTTGGGTCTTGCATTTTTGAAGAGGCCGAGATAGAACAGCGCTTGTGTTTTTGGAGGATTTGGTCAAGTGGGGTTTGATTTGCAGAAACCTAATTAAACAGCAAAAGAGACTTGGGTACTTTTGAGAAGCTTGTTTGATCAAGTGTGAATAGTAGCAAGAACCAAAAGATGGAGAAGTGGGTTTTGGATTATTTCGGTGGAGAAGTGGAAATTGAATGGTGGGAAACGAAAAACGAGTAGTTTTATAAGGATCTGAGATATGGGGTTTTTCTGGGCCTTGACTGACTTTGAACCTTTTGAGACTGTGCAGAGGCACAAAGGCAAAGTAGGGGTGGGATATTTTTCAGACCCAGATATGAACTCTCATCGAAACCAGTCACAAACACAACGCAGAACTTCTGTAGAGTTTCAATATTCTCCAAGCAGTGAAGAGGCacagaaccaaaaaaaagagCGGATTTTTCAGGAAACTCTTGTTCTACAAACTGAGAAGCAAAAACCCAACTGGGAGTTGTTCACATGGGTTTGTGGTGAGTGGAATCAAAGAGTGAAAggtgtagaagaagaagaagaagaagaagaagaagaaacaaataaagaatattTGGttctgattttgtttgattttatggAGATGAATAATATCTATCCGTGTGTCCGCGTGAGAGTGACGACTCGGGCTCAAATAAGAGAGACAAGAGACACTGCTCTAGCAGACTTGCACACAGTGGCCATTCCCTTGCTATATATTTTCTTCTGGAGAAGTACCCCAGCCACAACTTCCACTAATcacaaatttaattaattaattaatcacaaAAGTAATTCTTTTCTCAAATAAAATACTAACTCCCCCAAAGATTATTGTTCTTGTTCTAATGTTCTCTACCTCGTCTAGAAGGATTAGCCAGCAGAGCTTTTGCAATGGTCAATAACTTGAATTTGTTTATTGCAGAGCAAAAGTTGACACAAGTCAACCTTCATGATTTAGTGTGTTCATTAACCTTAAAcatatgaataaaataaaaagttggTACGATTAAAATCATGCGTAACTTTAGaaaatttttgttgttgtttgtatAAACTATATAGTATTCTTGTCAATGGAGCTAGTACAAGAACAATTGTCTAAAGAACAAAATTATGTACGGACCGGTGATCTTAGTAGAGGGAATATATTCTAAATTGTAGACTTAGGGTCTGTTTTTCATGGAGATCATACCATTAAGTATATACGGGAGGTGAGGCAAAACCCaggaaaatataaagaaaatacCAGTTGCCcataaaaggaaaatgaaaagaaaaataaaaaataaaaaaatcttggATGCGGTGCAGTAAGATCAGAAGCATCTAGTAAAGCTTGCGTGCTAACAAAGCAAAGAGAGAATGAGTGAGGGGCATAATTGCCATTTTATCACCAAAGAGGGGCAGAATCTGGACCATCCAAGTCAAGTGCGACCGATCAGATCTGGGTAATGTTAGTTCTTCGAGAGTTATGTTAGTGTATACGATAATGGTATGGAATAATATAGATTATTGTCCATAAATGATATCGATGGAAAAAAAAGTGTAATAGAATgataaattttaattaaaagttTACTCATAACATGTAAGATTCTAACTCATTTTAGAGTGAGTTTAGCTTTCGAATATAAGATAGCGTAGATAAAATTTTTGTATAATGAGCTAGTAATTGTGAGCATCAACAAATTCAAGTTAGTTGAATTTAATGAATCATGCACGAAACAACTACAAAAACACATGGTAATTTTTTAACCTCCCCGGGTAATGATGGGATGCAATAGTGCCAATAACAGAAAAGAAGACGTAATTATTATATAAAATTAGCAGAATTTTCCATAAAATTCATCTTATATGATTTCACTCCTCTCAATTCCTCTCAGTAGGAAGTTTCTCATATATAACCACGAAAATCTACAAGTCCAATAACACATGAAGAAATCAGCTAAATTTTTGCCCAAAAAATATCCGCTAAATGGTCAGAGTACGCCCTCGATCTTGACATCTTTCTTCTGCTCCTCAATAGTTGATTCAATTCATATCTTGTATATCTcactttttgtttaattttttttttgttaagtgAGAATGAATTCAGTGTTTCAGGTGCATCCATACATCTAGTTTTAGTGTGTCTTGCACGTTACGTCTAGTTCAAATTTAAATCAGATATTAATGAGTTAATGATCAAACAGGTACTGGTAAACCAAACACATATCTAGATTATAAAATTTAACTAATCTAAAATAGAAGAGTAATTATTAGTTATAACATATGTTGCATAACTATCGAATTTTTACTTAGCAAACTATATTTTGGCTCTTtaactattttggagagcatgtttagtttttttttaatttttttttatcaattttagcagctgcaccataCTCTTAAAtgactctccattataacttttagatATATCGcttctaaatatagagagcaagaTGAGATTGTCTattatttttctaaatttttgaGCCGTTTCAGTTTGAGAAGTGCTTAAAAATCTTTATTTtcaggtaaaaagaaaaatgaagaacatAGAATTTTGGCCAAAAACCATGTGCTATATAGTCATAGTTTTGGGTGAAAAATCAGGGTTTGGagagggaatttttttttaatctcaaaatgaattaaaaagaaaaatgaagaacatAAAATTTTGGCTAAAAACCATGTGCTATATAAGTATACAGTCATAGTTTTGGGTGAAAAATCAGGGTTTGGAgagggatttttttttatctcaaaatgaATTATAGTTATTgacattttcttttttggtttgacAATAAATTATTTATTAGAGTCTAAGTAACAAGTTAAAATAAGGAAAAGTTTCATTTTACCTCTATGACCTTTATACCCCAAATTCTTGTATCCCTACACTTATAATTTCATTGCGGTTACCCCCATACTTACTAGTTCAATCAGCCGATCTTGtccgatcttttttttttgcctactataatgtaatatattttgaaattcgCGTCACTAACGATATAATTTTGCATTCCACATTAGTGAATCATTATTTTATAAGGAGCCCAATAGAGTCATGttttcaatttataaaataATTGACGGAGAAACTAATAATTGAACAAgattgattaaattggagaGCACATAGGTATATGTGATGAAACTAAAAGTGCATTGGGCATAACTGATTTAAGATGTAAAAGTCAggaaggtaaaatgaaattagttCTTAAAATAATTAAAGCCTAGAGATGACACCAATATGTAAAATTATGCCATGTAACAAGGAGTATCGATACATTAATTAAGTGTACTGTATCCAAAGCTAGCTTAGATGTTGTGTAATTAGGCGAGTATTCTCAGTGCAATTATTAAATATGAAGCACAACGTGAATGTTTTATAGTTCAGTTGGCACTAAACTTCTCTTTCCAATTTAGTGGTACGATTTTGATTTTCATTGAATGCCATtcgcttttattttttattttttggggacCCCTTTTCcttcctcaatttttttttttggtagataCTACatttatttctgttttttttttttttgggtagtaTTGTATTTATCTTCCTTTTCCTTCCTCcaattttcttgttttggttggtaGATACTACATTTATCCTTGATCattctttcatttatttatgttttttgagTAAGTATTGTATTTATCTTTGTTAATAACTCAGTtgtaattttgtttgttttaattgaATTTTTGTTAACAAGTATTAGTCCTCTTTCTgtcttatttgtttttttttttttgcttttttaaagaagtgaaaaaataatataatataagaTAAGAGacccaaaataaacaaaaactgaaaaaatataaataattttgtattcatatttgtttttatataacaaaaatttCAATGATATATTCATTTAGACGGCGTAAAGAAGGCATATCTTCAATGTCGCATATGGCCTCCAACACTTGTGAGACGGCTTTGACTGTACGTAGAATTTTTGCTATGGAAAACTCTCCTTTCACTATTCAGTTaatgaattattgaattatcttaagggctagtttgagattgctgtgacttttaaaaaaaaactgttgttgctGTGTGTGAGAATAAttagctgtgaattaaaacagtttcgtgtttggtaaataatatttttaaaagtgttgtcagtacataaaacaactgcagagcatgttttgatccacaacagcttctaaaagcaacctctgagctacttctaaaatctgctgccagtgacctataacttttaattaaagttgttttttatttatttaccaaatacaataaaacctaaaattttgaacaaaatctgatttttataaaagcgaagcaatcccaaacggggcctTAGTATTTGAGATTTTGAGTGTAATTGGGATTtatcttaaaaaaaattctttcatattattcgaaataaaaattattcaaaattaataaaaattacTTTGAGATTTAGCCTAATTTAAATTTCGATACTAGTTCTGCCATCGCCGGTTACAACTAGTAAATCATGATATTAGACgaattcaaatttgctcatcacttttattttgtggtgatatcactacTCTATTAAATCTTGTCACGTCATttaaaattaattgaatacttaagttatatatatatttttaataaaacatcatgatgaactataattatgttttataacacatgacagttttatATTGAATGATGGTATCACTAGGtgagggtaggagtgaaatcctttaatcctcttttaaaaggaaaaaaaatattgaatgGTGGTATCACCACAAAAATATTGGTGGTGAACAAATTTAAATTTGTTACTTCTTTGGAATAAAACCCTCCCAAAAAAATAGGATAGTAAGagtaactccaacagattccctatattttgatttttttttactttacgGAAAAACAAgactcttttgctccaacaggttccctataactatccctattttagggaaagtaaggaaaaagaaaaccaaattccctatatttacaacaaactctaaaattttaaggaagcatatggagattttagagattgttctAAAATAAAGAATCTGTTtgaattggagaagaaaaagaggctaaaagtttaatttttactttcctataatacagaaattatagaaagactgttggagttgctctaatgaTGCAAGTAACGTAACCGGGGTTTTATAGTGATATATATGAATCGAGTAGGCAAGCATTAGCACTTGGGGGCATGATGTGTTATTCCATAGCGGGGGTCAAGTGGACAAAAGAGTCGGGTGTGTAGGGTCCCCCTCCCTCCACAAGCAAGAATGAAGAATGCCATGCATGAGTACCTAGTGTGGTCGGTGATGAGGATAGGTCGACTAGTTCCAACCCAAACTGTTCATCATTTTCAACTTAACACACCCACACACAAAGAAAGCGATCGTGATGTCCTTTCTCTGTCCTTTCAGAGCCAGACACGGCTAAGATGGCGTACCCGAATGGCTTCTGGCCCCTCCTTCCAACCCTAGAAACCCTAAAAACCATGAACACCTGCAAATCGCACCAACTCTGTTGCTCTCTCTCTACTCATTCCACCCAGTCACGCGCTTAATCTTCACTGTTTTTGTGACTCGAtcgttttttattttctgttgagatttgacaacTCAGGGTGGGAAGCGGAGCAGTTGACCAGGTCCTCGACCATCATTTGTGGATGTCGACGGAGTTAATTATTTAGCTCGATCCAAGAATCCAAGTGGGACTTTACTCGTGGTTAAAAATCGTGCCGGCTAGTCATCTTCATTTACACTCTCCTGTTTCAATTTCTGTTCTTATTATGTAGCATATCAATGTGTTCAGATCTCAGAAagctttatttattattattattttttttttatcatttaaagaaaaatgaattTACAGTTTAGTTGATTTTATACAAAGATAATTTTGAAAAGAGATTGAAAAATAAGATTGTATTCGTGAAACTAAATCGTGAGATGAGAAAAATAATGATGAATGATGAATGATGAATGATGAAAGGAAATGTGAGTAGCATTCCTTGGTGGGACAAAATGGAGTAGTAACAAGCTCTTTTTGATGCACTTTCTTTCCTTGATTCATGCCTCTTTTGGTGTCTTGGTGTTTAGTTATGAGTACATTAGTCAATCCATTATAGGTAAACACTGTCTAGCATGACATGTTATGTTATGGTACTATGAATCTTACATTCTTACGCcacatatcaaaacaacaaTTAAGCCTTTTAGTGATGAAAGGAATGTGAGTAGCATTCCTTGGTGGGACAAAATGGACTAGCAACAATTTCCTTTTGATGCACTTTCTTTCCTTGAATTAGTTAATGCATAAATAGGTTACACCATCTAGCATAATATACTATGTTATTAAACTGTACTCGCAccacatatcaaaacaataaTTGAGCCTTTTAGTGGTTAACTCATACTGTCGATCATATTTTGTAGTTCAATTAATTGAACTAATATTTGCTACACAGGCATCTATACTCGTATTTAATTTTTTCGTTCACCAAATTGGTGTCTTCCTCCTACCAGTATAGTAGTTAAGTTCCTTAAATTTGCTTAGAGTTACCATTGTATTCATTGTCCAAACTAACCacgtttgtttgttttcattctcTAAAACTGCTACCCAAGTTGCATTTAGAGATTGTTATTGAGGATTTGAGGGGGAATCCAGAAAAAGTGaagttgacattcttcaatctTCACTATCATTTGATTATGATCTATATCATACATATGCTCACATAATATGGATTCGATTCCTCAAGTTCCTCCTCATAAACAATAAGTCAATAACAGATTATAATCCTtaggaaaacaaaaatatatgtcAACGATTGGATTCCAGACCGAATGAATCAACAAATATGCTCCAGCCAAATACCAGAACACACAAGACATGATGACCCGGAGTCAATAAATCCAGAAGCAAACAGAAACCTTACCAATTATTTTGTAAGCGATGTTTATGCTGACTTGTCAGCTTCAACTAAAATCtccagaaaaaaaacaaaatttctgTTGTAAAAGAAAATTGTGACTCAGGTCGCATGCATATAGTAATCTCCAACAACTAAACTATTAGATTTAGTCCTAATGCAGCGCCACTCAAACATAGTAGCCTGTGATTGTACCACCCCTTCCTACAACCTCACCAGTCCAGAACCAAGCAAAGCACTCGACCCCAAACAGAGCAATAATGCCAGCTTTCTCCACATTCAGTTCCCCTGTGGTTTTTAAAACGTCCTTGAGACCTTCAAGTTCCTTCCAGAATGCTTCGTAGCGACTAGGAATGCTGTAGATAAAATACGAGAAGCAAAGTTAACCAACTGGTGAAAACAAAGCAGGCATTGCTTATGCAGCGATTCATCGATATTACAATAAGGAGACAGACTTCAATCAACGCCTTAGCACTGATAAATAGCTGAACTCAAATGTCATGTAACAATTATGCCGAAAAAGGCAACGACTTGTGTTTAGTCTAGAACTCCAATGATTATTATCAACATATGATGAGGTTGGATTTCCATGGAGGATGTACTTAATGCATTATCCTGTAGTTATCATTATCAACCCCAGCGTGGTTGTTTTCACAGATGTTTTCTTAGCTAGCTACATTTTAACCCCCGACCCCCAAAGAGTAAAGAGTCCAACCTGTATTTTAGATGTTCATATACCTAAAACAAAGTAGATATTTCCATATCATAAGTTTAACCTTGACAAGTACTTGGAAGAAAACGCCTATTTATAGATCCAAGAAGCATACTGGTTATCTCTAGAAATCCCATGTTAACTAAACTGTATCATCATCTTATGCAAGACTATTACCACCCAATACTGCAGACGTACTGTTACAAGTAAATAGATAAAGCTAGTGTGCAGATAAAAGGGATCGAAAGGTTGCTACTAAATGTAAAAATTTGATGCTGCAGCAACTCGAGAAGTTAAAGTGCACAATGCAACTCATTTAGGTGAGAATCTTAATGTTATTGATCTACAAATTATTACTACACCCTCTGTGAATATAGAAAGACTGTATGATGTGACCCAacagcaaaacaaaaatcttAATAAGGGAAAGCACATAGAACAGCTATAGGAAATTAGCACAGGAAATAAATTAAGCATTCATAAGTCCTACACAAGATCTTAAAGAGGTATTATCAACAACTGGCTTGTAGGAACAAGAATTCTACACTCATATGCATTGTTTTCGAGATGACTGTGGTGCCTTGAGTTATAAAATGTTCAATAGAAAAGAAGCAAATGAAAAACCTGGCAAGACGAGTATAGAACAGTTGCTTTGCTAATGTTTGACAGTTCTCGATGGTGGGTGGCTCCTGGATATAGCCCTTGTTCTGCTCCATCATCTGCTTGTAATAGGTATTTCCATTCTTGGCTAATAAGTTTGACACCTGGACCAGCTTTGTCTGCAACTGAGGTAACTTTGATGCCATGGACTCCCTAAATCAACCTGATAATAAAAGCGTATTTAAGCAATAGAAAATACATTGAACAACATCCTAATCATCTTAGATGCATGACAACGTAGGGATAATAATATCTTACAGGCTAAATTATCCAACTTGCATACGACTGAAAAAGACACATTATTCCAAGTTACATAAGCTCTTCTGTTCAGTCTACTATGCCAAACACATCCTTCAGCTCAAGATGGTTACTCATGAAAACACACTGAGTCACTAGGATATTCAAATACACACACTTTCAAGCTAATGCA is a window from the Rosa chinensis cultivar Old Blush chromosome 2, RchiOBHm-V2, whole genome shotgun sequence genome containing:
- the LOC112190884 gene encoding dof zinc finger protein DOF3.1 translates to MQDPTTFQSMKAQFPEQEQLKCPRCDSSNTKFCYYNNYNLSQPRHFCKNCKRYWTKGGSLRNIPIGGGSRKNTKRSSSGSKRSSSATNSSSSTLSSSAAAVAAAAAAQNQDPQPDRTRLYGPKMDPDNPMLDISGSFSSLLTSNDQFGSLMEGLNPNGSGLKLMQMGEFGENVMDSSGHGLNSDPGLEVQSSGNPGSYMGLQSGDSSCWNGSNGWPDLAIYTPGSSFQ
- the LOC112187450 gene encoding uncharacterized protein LOC112187450, which codes for MASKLPQLQTKLVQVSNLLAKNGNTYYKQMMEQNKGYIQEPPTIENCQTLAKQLFYTRLASIPSRYEAFWKELEGLKDVLKTTGELNVEKAGIIALFGVECFAWFWTGEVVGRGGTITGYYV